A genome region from Leptospira langatensis includes the following:
- the murA gene encoding UDP-N-acetylglucosamine 1-carboxyvinyltransferase, producing MSSPYFKIVGKNPLHGTVIPQGNKNEALPILGAVCLIPGETIIENIPLISDVLMLLDVLRHLGMEVEDKGEGTFLFRNNGNLKSDLPWELCSKIRGAVTLAGPILAKTGRVFLPRPGGDKIGRRRMDTHLLALEALGAHIETFPDGYEIKGDRLRGVDLLLDEASVTATENAVMAAVLAEGVTVLRHAASEPHVQRLCKFLVSAGAKISGIGSNILTIEGVSSLHTPKSSHRIGSDYLEIGSFISLAAVTGGEIFIGDVDLEDIRMIRMVYSRLGIEVRPQDGGILVPSDQKLEIIPDYHGATPKIDDSPWPGFPADMTSVALVTATQCKGTVLIHEKMFESRLFFVDNIISMGAQIILCDPHRAIVIGPNRLYGQKVASPDIRAGMAMIIAALCAEGTSSIHNIVQIDRGFQDIDTRLRSLGAHIERIGGE from the coding sequence ATGAGTTCTCCTTATTTCAAAATAGTTGGTAAAAATCCGCTTCACGGCACTGTCATTCCCCAAGGGAATAAGAATGAAGCCTTGCCTATCCTGGGAGCAGTCTGTTTGATCCCTGGCGAAACAATCATAGAAAATATCCCCCTCATCTCGGATGTGCTCATGCTCCTAGACGTACTTCGTCACCTAGGAATGGAAGTAGAGGACAAGGGAGAGGGAACCTTCTTATTTCGAAATAATGGAAATCTAAAATCGGATCTTCCTTGGGAACTCTGCTCTAAGATCAGAGGTGCAGTCACTCTGGCAGGTCCTATTCTCGCAAAAACAGGAAGAGTATTCCTTCCACGTCCGGGTGGAGATAAGATCGGCAGAAGGAGAATGGACACCCATCTTCTCGCATTAGAGGCCTTAGGCGCTCATATAGAAACGTTTCCGGACGGATACGAGATCAAGGGAGATCGATTGAGAGGGGTGGATCTTCTACTCGACGAAGCTTCCGTGACTGCAACAGAGAATGCGGTCATGGCGGCAGTCTTAGCGGAAGGCGTTACCGTCCTACGTCATGCAGCAAGCGAACCTCATGTACAAAGACTTTGTAAATTCCTGGTCTCTGCGGGAGCAAAGATCTCCGGCATCGGATCCAATATCCTCACCATCGAAGGTGTATCTTCCTTACATACTCCCAAATCCTCTCATAGGATTGGTTCCGACTACTTAGAGATTGGAAGCTTTATCAGTTTAGCCGCCGTAACAGGCGGGGAGATCTTTATCGGAGACGTGGATCTAGAGGACATACGAATGATCCGCATGGTATATTCCCGTTTGGGGATAGAAGTGCGTCCACAAGATGGAGGCATTCTAGTTCCTTCCGACCAGAAATTAGAGATTATCCCGGATTATCATGGAGCCACTCCTAAGATAGATGATTCTCCTTGGCCAGGTTTTCCGGCGGACATGACCTCGGTTGCCTTGGTGACTGCCACTCAATGCAAAGGTACTGTTCTCATTCATGAGAAAATGTTCGAGTCTAGACTCTTCTTCGTTGATAATATCATCTCAATGGGAGCCCAGATCATTCTCTGCGATCCACATAGGGCCATCGTGATCGGACCGAATCGACTCTATGGACAGAAAGTTGCGAGCCCGGATATCAGAGCGGGCATGGCAATGATCATTGCGGCGCTTTGTGCAGAAGGAACAAGTTCTATTCATAATATAGTGCAGATCGATAGAGGATTCCAAGACATAGATACTCGACTCAGATCTCTTGGCGCTCACATAGAGAGGATAGGCGGGGAATGA
- a CDS encoding 4Fe-4S dicluster domain-containing protein gives MNRKDFFRKGLAKAFSVMEEGVDEISETWKAATEDKKSEKPSSQKEETHSKEDLIEVPLPKPQGKKFKGFRNLQLPPGADPTGKRFFSKCTACGDCIYACPYSVLFPVPDDATGKHFPRMDVNLNACMLCDGYPCISSCQTGALKPYKKTETPKFGKAVGIFQHCINSRTGEKTCEACAITCPIPKVVNFKGNKPTFSKDCVGCGQCVSSCPTFPKAILVK, from the coding sequence ATGAACCGAAAAGACTTCTTCCGGAAAGGCTTGGCAAAAGCTTTTTCCGTAATGGAGGAAGGAGTCGATGAGATCTCCGAAACCTGGAAGGCGGCGACAGAAGACAAAAAATCTGAGAAGCCTTCATCTCAAAAAGAAGAAACTCATTCGAAAGAAGATCTCATAGAGGTTCCACTTCCTAAACCGCAAGGAAAGAAGTTCAAGGGATTTCGGAATCTGCAACTTCCCCCTGGAGCGGATCCGACAGGAAAGAGATTCTTTTCCAAATGCACTGCCTGCGGGGATTGTATCTATGCCTGCCCTTATTCCGTTCTGTTTCCTGTGCCGGATGACGCGACTGGTAAACATTTTCCTAGAATGGATGTGAACCTGAACGCTTGCATGCTCTGCGACGGGTATCCTTGTATCTCATCCTGCCAAACAGGTGCTCTCAAGCCTTATAAGAAGACGGAAACCCCTAAATTCGGAAAGGCAGTCGGGATTTTCCAACATTGCATTAACTCCAGAACGGGAGAGAAGACATGCGAGGCATGTGCGATCACCTGTCCTATTCCGAAGGTCGTCAACTTTAAAGGGAACAAACCGACTTTTTCCAAGGATTGCGTCGGTTGCGGACAATGTGTCTCTTCTTGTCCTACCTTCCCAAAAGCGATCTTAGTTAAGTAG
- a CDS encoding LIC13255 family lipoprotein has product MKHTFPFFLILFIFFYSNCNTVDEEFYSFEESSARLLTAYSLKDMECSSNRNITSLIPGRSRKKDIDNCVTSIAFEKCSFWTQAGDPVPFACKAIEYRK; this is encoded by the coding sequence TTGAAACATACGTTTCCCTTCTTCCTGATCTTGTTCATTTTTTTCTATTCGAATTGCAATACTGTAGATGAGGAATTCTATTCTTTCGAAGAGTCTTCTGCAAGATTGCTCACAGCATATTCCTTGAAAGATATGGAATGCAGCTCGAATCGAAATATCACTTCTTTGATCCCGGGAAGATCCAGAAAGAAGGATATAGATAATTGTGTTACTTCGATTGCCTTTGAGAAATGCAGTTTTTGGACCCAGGCCGGAGATCCGGTCCCATTCGCTTGCAAGGCAATCGAATATAGAAAGTAA
- a CDS encoding LEA type 2 family protein: MDFDHLKRRPGNLSGLFVCLLAIPLLLSCFGIRENLKNIQTCKYKILETKMERIDILPFPPVPKMVISSKLEIENPNDTDVRIYAFDLGLYADLGNGKLAELAKVISSEEVLVPALSKNIINPRIETSFENRQNQDKLLLAILVARALLAGKDPNLRIKGIVKYKTFLGEVDLPVDEKVPLLLPKAPEINI; the protein is encoded by the coding sequence ATGGATTTTGACCATTTGAAAAGAAGGCCCGGAAATCTCTCCGGGCTTTTTGTTTGCCTTTTGGCAATCCCACTTCTTCTCTCTTGTTTCGGCATCAGAGAGAATCTAAAAAATATACAGACCTGTAAATATAAGATCCTAGAGACCAAGATGGAGAGGATAGATATTCTTCCATTTCCTCCTGTCCCTAAGATGGTCATTAGTTCCAAACTCGAAATAGAAAATCCGAACGATACAGATGTCAGGATCTATGCCTTCGATCTGGGTTTATATGCGGATCTGGGCAACGGAAAACTTGCCGAGCTCGCAAAGGTAATTTCTTCCGAAGAAGTTCTTGTCCCCGCCCTTTCTAAGAATATAATCAATCCTAGAATAGAAACTTCCTTTGAAAATCGACAAAACCAGGACAAATTATTACTTGCGATTTTGGTTGCGAGAGCCTTACTCGCAGGAAAGGATCCGAATCTGAGGATCAAAGGAATTGTTAAATACAAAACCTTTCTAGGAGAAGTGGATCTTCCTGTTGATGAAAAAGTACCTCTCCTTCTCCCCAAAGCGCCGGAGATAAATATTTGA
- a CDS encoding zinc-binding dehydrogenase, translated as MELPKSYLAYELKEYSNEPGRAKIVEKEIRPLKKGEVLVRIHSGSINPSDLMFMRGLYGIKKKLPVVPGFEGSGVVVKSGGGWRANSLLGKPVACISPNKGDGPYAEYMITDGYSCIPLNKETTLEQGACLFVNPITAWALLDQVIREKHKAYVQTGAASALGKMLLRLSNKKKIPGIHIVRRKEQVDLLKSLGAEYVLDSSSPNFDRELRVTANKLGATILLDAVAGEITGRALAAMPYGSKCVVYGALSEEPITFHPGLGIFQDKKLEGFWLSSWMPAQSPFRLWRITSEVRSLLGKEFQTEIAARIPLKEADKAIQEYSQNMTRGKVLISTGWNP; from the coding sequence ATAGAACTCCCAAAATCGTATCTGGCGTACGAACTTAAGGAATACAGCAACGAACCAGGAAGGGCAAAGATCGTTGAAAAAGAGATCCGACCTTTAAAGAAAGGGGAGGTCTTGGTCCGGATCCATTCCGGCTCCATCAATCCTTCCGACCTGATGTTCATGAGAGGTTTGTACGGAATTAAGAAAAAACTCCCAGTGGTCCCCGGTTTCGAAGGAAGCGGGGTAGTTGTTAAAAGCGGCGGCGGATGGAGAGCCAATTCTCTATTAGGAAAACCTGTTGCTTGCATTTCTCCGAATAAAGGGGACGGCCCTTATGCGGAGTACATGATCACTGACGGATATTCTTGTATACCATTGAACAAGGAAACCACTTTGGAGCAAGGAGCATGTCTCTTTGTAAATCCGATCACTGCTTGGGCCTTATTGGATCAGGTTATCCGAGAAAAGCATAAGGCGTATGTGCAAACAGGAGCTGCTTCTGCCTTAGGGAAAATGCTTCTTCGTTTATCCAATAAAAAGAAGATCCCTGGGATCCATATCGTAAGAAGAAAAGAACAAGTGGATCTTCTTAAATCTCTGGGAGCTGAATATGTTTTAGATTCCAGCTCTCCGAACTTCGATAGAGAATTGAGAGTTACTGCAAATAAATTGGGGGCGACCATTTTGTTGGATGCAGTAGCGGGAGAGATCACTGGGAGAGCCTTGGCCGCTATGCCATATGGAAGCAAATGCGTCGTGTATGGTGCTTTGTCGGAAGAGCCGATCACCTTTCATCCAGGATTGGGGATTTTCCAAGACAAGAAATTAGAAGGCTTTTGGCTTTCTTCATGGATGCCGGCACAGAGTCCTTTCCGTCTCTGGAGAATTACTTCGGAAGTTCGATCTCTTTTGGGCAAAGAATTCCAAACCGAGATCGCAGCTCGTATTCCTTTGAAAGAAGCAGACAAAGCCATCCAAGAATACTCCCAAAATATGACTAGAGGTAAAGTATTGATTTCTACCGGATGGAATCCTTGA
- a CDS encoding (2Fe-2S) ferredoxin domain-containing protein codes for MYFKKHVFVCENVREEGERPSCGPKGSPQLLAYMKKRLQELGFKDKIRVQRSGCLDRCELGPVQVAYPEGHWFSLKTKEDAEEFIQNYILKNETNPIRRLMLEDEA; via the coding sequence ATGTATTTTAAAAAACATGTTTTTGTTTGCGAAAACGTAAGAGAGGAAGGCGAAAGACCTTCCTGTGGGCCTAAGGGTTCTCCTCAACTTCTCGCCTATATGAAGAAAAGACTACAAGAACTGGGATTTAAGGATAAGATCCGTGTCCAGAGATCCGGTTGTCTGGACAGATGTGAACTTGGTCCTGTCCAAGTTGCCTATCCGGAGGGACATTGGTTTTCCCTGAAGACCAAGGAAGATGCCGAAGAATTCATCCAAAACTATATTCTAAAAAATGAAACGAACCCGATCCGAAGGTTGATGCTGGAAGACGAGGCTTAA
- a CDS encoding LIC13259/LIC11441 family protein, with translation MKQRKIILILTILLSIAYCKKEQKPVTEAEKPLFESVLSENDKVVKSLLTTEEVSPNISALLASVEALQAAKGGLEPAAQEMRTALETAKSPDAKVSFVGLSKFSELLADTMKANGLQSGRNRFYCPMVKKTWVFSGQRIENPYAADMRDCGDLIP, from the coding sequence ATGAAACAACGGAAAATCATCCTCATTCTAACGATCCTTCTCTCGATCGCATACTGTAAAAAAGAACAAAAGCCGGTTACCGAAGCAGAAAAGCCCCTCTTCGAAAGCGTTCTGAGCGAGAACGACAAAGTGGTTAAAAGTCTCTTAACAACGGAAGAGGTCTCTCCGAATATCAGTGCCTTACTTGCCTCCGTCGAGGCGCTACAAGCCGCGAAAGGCGGTTTAGAACCCGCTGCCCAAGAAATGAGAACTGCATTAGAAACTGCTAAATCTCCGGATGCAAAAGTCTCCTTTGTCGGCCTTTCCAAATTCAGCGAGTTGCTTGCAGATACCATGAAGGCAAACGGACTCCAATCCGGAAGAAACCGTTTCTATTGTCCTATGGTCAAAAAGACATGGGTGTTTTCCGGCCAACGGATCGAAAATCCGTATGCAGCGGATATGCGCGATTGCGGGGATCTCATTCCCTAA
- the purF gene encoding amidophosphoribosyltransferase yields the protein MSSIPNTSRLRTLVRDDKPKEECAIFGIFNSQEAANFTYLGLYSMQHRGQESSGIVSSDGEHLYRYAGMGLVSNIFTESKIRELTGTAAIGHNRYSTTGASFLRNAQPLRVESHLGPIALAHNGNLVNSWEVRSQLEKEGSIFQTTIDSEVIVHLMARSGETDLLSALSSALKKVRGAYSLVVLTKSHLIAVRDPNGFRPLVMGRRDDGSIVFASETCAFDITDTTYERDVEPGEMIVVDRTGIRSFYPFPQAKPALCIFEYIYFARPDSNIFGESVYKVRKALGNQLAKELPVEADVVIPVPDSANIAALGYSEASGIPFQSGLIRSHYVGRTFIEPDQKIRDFGAKIKYNVVKNVVEGKRVVIVDDSIMRGTTSRKIIKMIRNAGATEIHLRVSAPPTISPCYYGIDIPTHKELIAATHTIEEIRKYLRVDSIAYLSVDSMHKAVNDHKGGGFCNACFTADYPVEFQSDMGNQKSLFKEYEVEEHV from the coding sequence ATGAGTTCGATTCCCAATACGTCCAGACTACGGACCCTAGTCCGAGATGACAAACCAAAAGAAGAATGCGCGATCTTTGGGATTTTTAATTCCCAGGAAGCGGCCAACTTCACCTACTTAGGTCTGTATTCTATGCAGCACCGAGGGCAAGAATCGAGCGGGATCGTCTCCTCTGACGGAGAGCATCTTTACCGCTACGCCGGCATGGGTCTTGTCTCGAATATTTTTACAGAAAGTAAGATCCGAGAACTCACCGGGACCGCGGCAATCGGTCACAATCGCTATTCTACAACCGGGGCCAGCTTCTTACGGAACGCTCAGCCGCTTCGAGTAGAATCTCACCTCGGTCCTATCGCACTCGCTCATAACGGAAACCTGGTAAATTCCTGGGAAGTTCGTTCCCAACTGGAAAAAGAAGGTTCCATTTTCCAAACCACAATCGACTCAGAGGTGATTGTTCACCTGATGGCCCGCTCCGGCGAGACGGATCTTCTGTCTGCGCTTTCTTCCGCATTGAAGAAGGTACGGGGAGCGTATTCTCTCGTGGTGCTTACTAAGAGCCATTTGATCGCTGTCCGTGACCCGAACGGTTTCCGTCCTCTGGTCATGGGAAGAAGGGATGACGGTTCTATCGTTTTCGCTTCCGAAACCTGTGCCTTTGACATCACCGACACCACATACGAAAGAGACGTGGAGCCTGGAGAAATGATCGTGGTAGATAGAACAGGAATTCGTTCCTTCTATCCCTTCCCCCAAGCAAAACCTGCTCTTTGTATTTTCGAATACATTTATTTCGCAAGACCTGACTCCAATATTTTTGGCGAATCCGTATATAAGGTCCGTAAGGCTCTCGGAAACCAATTAGCTAAAGAACTCCCTGTCGAGGCGGATGTGGTCATTCCAGTTCCGGACTCCGCAAATATCGCGGCCCTCGGTTACTCTGAAGCTTCCGGGATCCCCTTCCAATCGGGACTGATCCGCTCTCACTATGTGGGAAGGACCTTTATCGAGCCGGACCAAAAGATCCGGGACTTCGGTGCTAAGATCAAATACAACGTAGTTAAGAATGTGGTGGAAGGGAAACGAGTCGTTATCGTGGATGATTCCATCATGAGAGGGACCACAAGCCGTAAGATCATCAAGATGATCCGAAATGCAGGAGCAACGGAGATCCATCTTAGAGTTTCCGCTCCTCCAACCATTTCACCTTGCTATTACGGGATCGATATCCCTACTCATAAGGAACTTATTGCTGCAACTCATACCATCGAAGAGATCCGTAAGTATCTAAGAGTGGATTCTATTGCGTATTTATCCGTGGATTCCATGCATAAAGCGGTGAACGATCATAAAGGCGGTGGTTTCTGCAATGCTTGTTTTACTGCGGACTATCCTGTCGAGTTCCAGAGCGATATGGGAAATCAGAAGAGCTTATTCAAAGAATACGAAGTAGAAGAGCACGTTTAA
- a CDS encoding ribonuclease D gives MQIQSDYIVVDNVRSLQLALITLSQSDCLSIDTESSGYYTYYSKVCLVQISSKGKNYIFDPIRLDDLGGLRPLFENPSILKIFHSASDDIKALKRDFGFKFVNIADTMFSSRLLDLEQNSLLYLVEHYHKVKLSKKEQKSNWEKRPLEKSQLQYAALDTVYLESIWEKMREELAKRKLLDEAVSEFAKLAEEEPEPFEGFSINLEKFPNVLDLGSDERRALYDTLMFRDEKAKRVNKAPFRVWNNDKVLELVKARGEINKLIDIVGKKDAEGLTLVYKNPSGPPIQKNDLFKRSIEDLSGEEADRFKRLRQWRETVMSIRRMGHNLMPSNKNIAEIAKRNPKTTEELREMGIFSNWKVENYGPSLIAAIQSKPYETTLSSLIPIKKKFD, from the coding sequence ATGCAAATACAATCCGATTATATCGTCGTAGACAACGTTCGAAGCCTACAGTTGGCATTGATCACTCTCTCTCAATCCGATTGCCTCTCTATCGATACGGAATCTAGCGGCTATTACACCTACTATTCCAAAGTTTGTTTGGTCCAGATATCCTCTAAGGGCAAGAACTACATCTTTGACCCTATTCGGTTGGACGATCTCGGTGGACTCAGACCTCTATTCGAGAATCCGTCCATCTTGAAAATATTTCATTCCGCTTCGGATGATATCAAAGCTCTAAAACGAGACTTCGGTTTCAAGTTTGTGAACATCGCGGACACGATGTTTAGCTCTCGTTTATTAGACTTAGAACAAAACTCTTTGTTGTATCTTGTGGAACATTACCACAAGGTCAAACTTTCCAAGAAGGAGCAAAAATCCAACTGGGAAAAGCGGCCTCTGGAAAAAAGCCAGCTTCAATACGCAGCCTTAGATACCGTCTATCTGGAATCCATTTGGGAAAAAATGAGGGAAGAACTCGCAAAACGGAAATTGTTAGACGAAGCCGTTTCCGAATTCGCGAAGTTAGCGGAAGAAGAGCCCGAACCTTTCGAAGGATTTTCCATCAATCTGGAAAAATTCCCGAATGTCCTGGATCTGGGCTCTGACGAAAGAAGAGCGCTGTATGATACTCTTATGTTCCGGGATGAGAAAGCCAAAAGGGTCAATAAGGCTCCCTTCCGTGTTTGGAATAACGACAAGGTCCTAGAACTTGTTAAAGCAAGAGGTGAGATAAATAAGCTCATCGATATCGTCGGAAAGAAAGACGCAGAAGGACTGACTCTGGTGTACAAGAATCCGAGCGGCCCTCCTATCCAAAAAAATGATCTATTCAAGAGATCGATTGAAGATCTCTCCGGCGAAGAAGCGGACAGATTCAAAAGACTCAGGCAGTGGAGAGAAACAGTTATGTCCATTCGCAGGATGGGTCATAACCTTATGCCGTCTAATAAGAATATAGCGGAGATCGCGAAACGAAATCCTAAGACCACAGAAGAACTCAGGGAAATGGGTATCTTCTCCAATTGGAAAGTGGAGAATTACGGACCTTCTTTGATCGCTGCTATTCAATCCAAACCATATGAGACCACTCTCTCGAGTTTGATCCCGATCAAGAAAAAGTTTGATTAG
- a CDS encoding NUDIX hydrolase, which translates to MIRLDLDKLRQDLPLLPEGEPDLPEGVAHSSVIMPVFHKNGQDGFLLQKRNPNLAAHPGQISFPGGVKEPEDPSLLETALREWNEEMGAAKEDLSVIGNYKGQLTHTGFHITPFLAQYSGDFLFQINPEEVERVIQLEFDRLWTVPFYSIQGRRRPEGPYLEVFYFDLEEGMLWGATARIIVDFLRDHSSFSRTPELRTPNLAVAPYLDPSK; encoded by the coding sequence TTGATTAGATTAGATTTAGATAAACTAAGACAGGACCTTCCTCTTTTACCGGAAGGAGAACCCGATCTACCCGAAGGCGTGGCTCATTCTTCTGTGATCATGCCTGTGTTTCATAAGAACGGACAAGATGGTTTTCTATTACAAAAAAGGAATCCGAATCTAGCGGCTCATCCTGGACAGATCTCTTTTCCCGGAGGAGTCAAAGAGCCGGAGGATCCTTCTCTTCTAGAAACCGCATTGAGAGAATGGAACGAAGAAATGGGAGCGGCCAAAGAGGATCTTTCCGTGATCGGGAATTATAAGGGCCAACTCACCCATACCGGATTCCATATCACTCCTTTTCTCGCTCAGTATTCCGGGGACTTTCTATTTCAGATCAACCCGGAAGAAGTAGAAAGAGTCATCCAACTCGAATTCGATCGCCTCTGGACGGTTCCCTTTTATAGCATACAAGGAAGAAGAAGACCCGAGGGCCCCTATTTGGAAGTATTCTATTTTGATCTGGAAGAAGGAATGCTCTGGGGAGCCACCGCGAGGATTATCGTGGATTTTCTAAGAGATCATTCTTCCTTCTCTCGAACCCCGGAGCTCCGAACTCCGAATTTAGCCGTAGCGCCTTACTTAGATCCCAGCAAGTAA
- a CDS encoding LIMLP_16695 family PerRB-regulated protein, which yields MSKLTDLFNTDIRTSYLKESWKEDEWYESLAERPGIADKIPYFKKEESSIKVAVLAR from the coding sequence ATGAGCAAATTAACGGACCTTTTCAATACAGATATCAGAACTAGCTATTTAAAAGAGAGCTGGAAAGAAGACGAGTGGTATGAGTCTCTCGCAGAAAGACCAGGCATCGCAGACAAGATACCGTACTTTAAGAAAGAAGAATCCAGCATTAAGGTGGCGGTTCTGGCAAGATGA
- a CDS encoding RNA polymerase sigma factor, whose protein sequence is MNQEDPILCDPEDWACIQRVLTGDFDAFEELVLNYEAMVYSQAKKAFRNQSEAEDFTQDVFLKAFESLSTFKGRSKFSTWLFSIARNEIIRRYRKEHPEVDASIEGLSSGQTGEGFSSQESEILERETTEKIRSLVDRLPELYRKPISLHYFENMSYKDISENLNLKMNTLKSYIFRGKEILRDWLKKEDEHGKK, encoded by the coding sequence ATGAACCAAGAAGACCCTATCCTGTGCGATCCGGAGGATTGGGCCTGTATTCAAAGAGTCCTAACGGGAGACTTCGACGCGTTCGAAGAATTAGTTCTGAATTACGAGGCGATGGTCTATTCTCAGGCCAAGAAAGCATTTCGTAACCAATCTGAAGCAGAAGACTTCACCCAAGACGTGTTCCTAAAGGCCTTCGAAAGCCTTTCCACATTCAAAGGCAGATCCAAGTTCTCCACTTGGCTATTCTCCATAGCACGAAACGAGATCATTCGCAGGTATAGAAAGGAACACCCAGAAGTCGATGCTTCGATAGAAGGTCTATCTTCCGGACAAACTGGAGAAGGATTCTCTTCCCAAGAGTCCGAGATCTTAGAAAGGGAAACAACCGAAAAGATCCGCTCCTTAGTGGATCGACTTCCCGAGTTATATCGTAAACCGATATCTCTGCACTATTTTGAGAATATGTCCTATAAAGATATTTCTGAGAATTTAAACTTGAAAATGAACACCTTAAAGAGTTATATTTTCAGGGGAAAAGAAATCCTTCGCGACTGGCTGAAGAAAGAAGATGAGCACGGAAAAAAATAA
- a CDS encoding response regulator — MKNASGSPGQKILVVDDEEDIAELIKFHLEENGYQVDTCQNGLEVLPRIEKNLPDLVVLDLMLPGVGGMDLCKRIKEKYALPIIMVTAKSGETDAVLGLELGADDYVRKPFSTRELIARVRSVLRRSGEAEEEQEFEGNITVGKIFLNPKAHKVFINNTEIELTLIEYKILYLFMTNTGVAFTRDKLLDKVWGKDIYVTDRAVDVNIKRLRDKLGEEKERLETIRGIGYRFNEA, encoded by the coding sequence ATGAAAAATGCTTCCGGTAGCCCAGGTCAAAAAATCCTAGTCGTAGACGACGAAGAGGATATTGCAGAGCTAATCAAATTCCATTTAGAAGAGAACGGGTACCAAGTAGATACATGCCAAAACGGTTTGGAAGTCCTTCCTCGTATCGAGAAGAATCTTCCTGATCTTGTAGTTCTGGATTTAATGCTTCCTGGCGTAGGCGGAATGGATCTCTGCAAACGCATTAAGGAAAAATATGCTCTTCCTATCATCATGGTCACAGCAAAATCCGGTGAGACTGACGCAGTCCTAGGATTGGAGCTTGGAGCCGATGATTACGTTAGAAAGCCATTCTCCACTAGAGAACTTATCGCAAGAGTGCGTTCCGTTCTAAGAAGATCCGGAGAAGCGGAAGAAGAGCAAGAATTCGAAGGCAATATCACCGTCGGAAAGATCTTCCTGAACCCGAAAGCCCATAAGGTCTTCATCAACAATACCGAAATCGAACTCACCCTCATCGAATACAAGATCCTATACCTGTTCATGACAAATACAGGTGTAGCTTTTACTCGAGACAAACTTTTAGATAAGGTTTGGGGAAAAGATATTTATGTGACCGATCGAGCGGTCGATGTTAATATCAAACGTCTCCGAGACAAACTGGGAGAAGAGAAGGAGAGGTTGGAAACCATCCGCGGGATCGGTTACAGATTCAATGAGGCGTAG